DNA sequence from the Actinomycetota bacterium genome:
ATGCTCAGGCCGCAGGGGATGACCCTAGGGGCGGCGATGGATGCGATGAAGTCCTCGAGGGACGCCGCGTAGTCCTCGACGCGGTCCATGCCCCCGCCGCCGCTCGCGCCGTGCCCCGGCAGATCGACGGCGATGGTGTTGGAGTGGTCCGTGAGGGCCTCCACCTGCGCGCGCCAGAGGACGCTCGTACCGCCCGACCCGTGGATGAACACGATGGTGGGCAGGTCCGGGTCCATCGGCCAGCGGCCCGCGGTGAAGCTGATGCCGGTCTCGTTCGACTCATACATCTCAAGGGACAGCTTAGCATTTTCGGAGGGCGTGTTCTATCAGACGTCGCGGACGCGGGCCGCCCACCTGCGCAGCGACTTGCCCATTGTCTGTGTGCCTCCGCCTTCGCACACCACGGTTACGGCCCTCTCCGCGTCGGCGATCCCCGTGCTCCTTCCCGTCCAGGCCAGCACCTCGTCTAAGCCTTCAAGGCTCCCGGCTGGGTTTTATCACCTTGCCGGCAGCCTCACGGTTCAACCCGTCGCGACCGCCGTGCGTTCTTCTATTACCAGGGCGAGGCGCCTTAAAGGCTCCTCTACCTCGGGCGGCACGTTCCCCACCGGGGGCCGTCTACCACGCAAGGCTTCCACCACTTCCCCCGAGAAAGGAATCTCGGCCGCCACCTCGATGCCGAGTTCTCCGCACCTTTTTCTTATGCGGTCAGCCAGCTCGGGCACGATGTCGCACTTGTTTATGCCCGCGATGGTGGGGATGCCGAAGTGCTCTGCCACCTGCAGGATCCTCTCCAGGTCGTGCAGGCCCGATAGTGATGGCTCGGTGATGATAAGGGTCAGGTCGGCGCCGCTCAGGGAGGCGATCACGGGGCATCCCGTGCCGGGCGAACCGTCCACGATGACCAGTGGGAGCCCCGCTTCGTGGGCGGTCAACTGGGCTTCCATCCTCACCCTGGTAACCACCTTCCCCGAGGCTTCCTCTCCCACCGCGAGTTCGGCTCCCACCATGGGACCATAAGGGGTCATGCCCCTGTAAACCTGCGCCCCGTCCGTTTCGAAGAAGTCGACGGCTTCCTCCGGGCATACAAAACCGCATACCCCGCAGCCCTCACAGCGAAAGGCATCAACCCGGTAGGGGTCACCGGTCGTAATGGCGCCGAATCGGCAGCTCTCGGCGCAAGCCCCGCAGGCGGTGCACAGATC
Encoded proteins:
- a CDS encoding ATP-binding protein; translated protein: MKQLVVLSGKGGTGKTTVTASLAQLLKPVVLADCDVEAPNLHLLLSPQTDDSFPLKVSRKARIDPDLCTACGACAESCRFGAITTGDPYRVDAFRCEGCGVCGFVCPEEAVDFFETDGAQVYRGMTPYGPMVGAELAVGEEASGKVVTRVRMEAQLTAHEAGLPLVIVDGSPGTGCPVIASLSGADLTLIITEPSLSGLHDLERILQVAEHFGIPTIAGINKCDIVPELADRIRKRCGELGIEVAAEIPFSGEVVEALRGRRPPVGNVPPEVEEPLRRLALVIEERTAVATG